A DNA window from Impatiens glandulifera chromosome 7, dImpGla2.1, whole genome shotgun sequence contains the following coding sequences:
- the LOC124945750 gene encoding polyadenylate-binding protein-interacting protein 9-like, whose product MAVETEISDETAVEAPLVVQSPSNTDTHEKVKEKDECIADESIDIDNMFSTLKLNPMAKEFIPSSYLKDLNRDQFPVNNFDLVNVGYPTNSRRRRNGYYNNQGGRRRIGRSFKAQREDSIRRTVYVSDLDHNISEEQLAALFNENCGQVVDCRICGDPHSLLRFAFVEFNDERCVLNALSLYGTLIGVNPIKVLPSKTAILPVNPTFLPRSEDEKEMCARTVYCTNIDKQISQADVKSFFEKSCGEVSRLRLLGDNVHSTRIAFVEFNDAVSAIQALNCNGKMLGTLPVRLSPSKTPVRLSSPSPTAAD is encoded by the exons ATGGCTGTCGAAACTGAAATTTCTGATGAGACGGCTGTGGAAGCTCCTCTTGTTGTTCAGTCCCCATCAAACACTGACACTCATGAGAAGGTGAAGGAGAAAGATGAATGTATCGCCGATGAATCGATTGACATCGATAATATGTTTTCCACTTTGAAACTGAATCCGATGGCCAAAGAGTTCATCCCTTCGTCATACTTGAAGGATCTCAATCGCGATCAGTTTCCTGTTAACAATTTTGATCTCGTTAATGTGGGTTATCCCACGAATTCTCGAAGG AGAAGGAATGGATATTATAATAACCAGGGAGGAAGAAGGAGAATTGGGAGATCTTTCAAAGCTCAAAGAGAAGACAGCATCAGAAGAACAGTCTATGTTTCTGACCTTGATCACAAT ATCTCTGAAGAACAACTTGCTGCTTTGTTCAATGAGAACTGTGGACAG GTTGTTGATTGTCGAATCTGTGGCGATCCACATTCACTTCTTCGCTTTGCATTCGTGGAGTTTAATGATGAAC GATGTGTACTAAATGCTCTGAGTTTGTATGGAACACTGATTGGTGTCAACCCGATTAAGGTTTTGCCTTCGAAAACTGCTATTCTTCCGGTGAATCCCACTTTTCTTCCTCGG TCAGAAGATGAAAAGGAAATGTGTGCAAGGACTGTTTACTGTACAAATATTGACAAACAG ATATCTCAAGCTGATGTGAAAAGTTTCTTTGAAAAGAGCTGTGGAGAG GTTTCTCGTTTGAGGCTTTTGGGAGATAATGTTCACTCAACTCGTATTGCCTTTGTGGAGTTTAATGAT GCGGTGAGTGCCATTCAAGCACTAAACTGCAACGGGAAGATGTTGGGAACATTACCCGTAAg GCTGTCTCCTTCAAAAACGCCTGTAAGGCTGAGTTCGCCTAGTCCAACTGCTGCTGACTAA
- the LOC124910840 gene encoding VQ motif-containing protein 10-like: protein MKRGHRSVVETPVKVVIIDTQYVETDACNFKSVVQQLTGKDATAASQAKYCAAKLASRSSSGGIVAGAGGSCGEESFLSRGLSFKHFDGLLMDLPHLDELLSASFPVWR from the coding sequence ATGAAAAGAGGGCATAGATCTGTTGTAGAGACGCCGGTGAAGGTGGTGATAATTGATACCCAGTACGTGGAAACCGATGCTTGCAATTTCAAGTCAGTAGTACAGCAGCTCACCGGAAAAGATGCGACGGCGGCATCTCAGGCAAAGTATTGTGCCGCCAAATTAGCTTCAAGATCATCATCTGGTGGAATTGTCGCCGGCGCCGGAGGAAGCTGCGGGGAAGAATCGTTTTTGTCGAGGGGATTGTCATTCAAACATTTTGATGGGTTGCTTATGGATCTTCCTCATCTTGATGAACTCTTATCAGCTTCATTTCCTGTTTGGAGATAG
- the LOC124946312 gene encoding uncharacterized protein LOC124946312 encodes MVSEQDLQEQGESEDIETTSSSSGTDSSSPSSNSSSTSISSKEEIQETVIMMGKKKRWSSGMRLALEEKSKLGLIDGSCIAPTELEEFDKWRKVDCLVRSWILNTVTDEIKGNYSSTTTALDLWYDIQERYQENNGPQAFQIQKGISNLRQGPLTLEKYFSKIKKLWDELLVLEPLPFCDSEPRSTCCCKMTKLVIQQDTSNKLTQFLMGLNEYYDNIRQQILLMDPKPSINKVYAMLLSIERQREVQSLMIDQNENFSMLLKDNIEQQRGQKTGKFNRGKGGRQSTGRGNNKGSSFRDMYCTYCRTEGHNQDGCFKLNGYPDWWKGNRDQKIKKCG; translated from the exons atggtatcagagcaagatcTTCAAGAACAAGGAGAATCAGAAGATATTGAgacaacatcttcttcttcaggtACTGATTCTTCTTCGCCTTCTTCGAATTCTTCTTCGACAAGTATTTCAAGTAAAGAGGAGATTCAAGAAACTGTCATAATGATGGGAAAGAAAAAAC GCTGGAGTAGTGGAATGCGACTAGCCCTTGAAGAAAAATCGAAATTAGGGCTTATTGATGGATCATGTATTGCTCCAACTGAACTAGAAGAGTTTGATAAGTGGAGGAAGGTCGACTGCTTGGTCCGCTCATGGATCCTTAATACAGTTACTGATGAAATTAAAGGTAATTACTCTTCTACTACAACTGCATTAGATCTTTGGTATGATATTCAAGAAAGATATCAAGAGAATAATGGTCCTCAAgcttttcaaattcaaaagggGATTAGTAATCTGCGTCAAGGACCATTAACATTAGAGAAATATTTCTCTAAAATCAAGAAACTATGGGATGAACTTCTAGTATTGGAACCTCTTCCATTTTGTGATTCTGAACCAAGAAGTACTTGCTGCTGCAAAATGACAAAATTAGTCATTCAACAAGATACATCAAACAAGTTGACACAGTTCTTGATGGGTCTGAATGAGTATTATGACAATATTAGACAACAGATTCTTCTGATGGATCCAAAACCTAGCATTAACAAAGTATATGCTATGTTGCTAAGTATTGAGAGACAAAGAGAAGTTCAATCATTAATGATTGATCAAAATGAGAATTTCTCTATGCTTTTGAAGGATAACATAGAGCAACAAAGAGGACAAAAAACTGGAAAATTCAATAGAGGAAAAGGAGGAAGACAATCTACGGGAAGAGGTAACAACAAAGGAAGTTCTTTTAGAGATATGTATTGTACTTATTGTAGAACTGAAGGACACAATCAAGATGGTTGTTTCAAGTTGAATGGGTATCCAGATTGGTGGAAGGGAAATAGagatcaaaagataaaaaaatgtggCTAA